A genome region from Myroides fluvii includes the following:
- a CDS encoding restriction endonuclease subunit S has protein sequence MQKYKHYKDSGIDWIGNVPEHWEIVKLKHIFREKPKTLNSTLSAGSISFGKVIYKNDEKILESTKASYQEVLEGDFLINPLNLNYDLISLRIALSAINVVVSSGYIVLQDVKGINKEFYRWFLHQYDVSYMKLLGSGVRQTINFNHIANSLLAFPPIQEQEAIASFLDEKIAKIEALVQTKEQQIEKLKELRQAKIHQAVTKGFDTSAPTKDSGVEWIGEIPEHWEIVKLKHIFREKPKTLNSTLSAGSISFGKVIYKNDEKILESTKASYQEVLEGDFLINPLNLNYDLISLRIALSAINVVVSSGYIVLQDVKGINKEFYRWFLHQYDVSYMKLLGSGVRQTINFNHIANSLLAFPPIQEQEQIVAYLDEVISKIDQAIVQKQEQITKLKEYKQSLINDVVTGKVKVF, from the coding sequence ATGCAAAAGTACAAACACTATAAAGATAGCGGCATTGACTGGATTGGAAATGTCCCTGAGCATTGGGAAATAGTTAAACTTAAACATATTTTTAGAGAGAAGCCTAAAACATTAAATTCCACTTTATCGGCTGGGTCAATAAGTTTTGGTAAAGTTATTTATAAAAATGACGAAAAAATTCTTGAATCAACGAAAGCTTCATATCAAGAAGTATTAGAAGGTGATTTCTTAATTAATCCTTTAAATTTAAATTATGATTTAATTAGTCTAAGGATTGCTCTCTCTGCAATAAATGTTGTTGTAAGTTCAGGGTATATCGTTTTGCAAGATGTTAAAGGAATAAATAAAGAATTTTACAGATGGTTTTTACATCAATATGATGTTTCATATATGAAATTATTAGGTTCTGGTGTTAGACAAACTATTAACTTTAATCATATAGCTAATAGTTTATTAGCATTTCCCCCAATCCAAGAACAAGAAGCCATTGCCAGTTTCTTAGATGAAAAAATAGCTAAAATTGAAGCCTTAGTGCAAACCAAAGAGCAACAAATAGAAAAGCTGAAAGAACTGCGCCAAGCCAAAATACATCAAGCTGTTACCAAAGGTTTTGATACTAGTGCTCCAACAAAAGATTCTGGTGTAGAATGGATTGGTGAAATTCCTGAGCATTGGGAAATAGTTAAACTTAAACATATTTTTAGAGAGAAGCCTAAAACATTAAATTCCACTTTATCGGCTGGGTCAATAAGTTTTGGTAAAGTTATTTATAAAAATGACGAAAAAATTCTTGAATCAACGAAAGCTTCATATCAAGAAGTATTAGAAGGCGATTTCTTAATTAATCCTTTAAATTTAAATTATGATTTAATTAGTCTAAGAATTGCTCTCTCTGCAATAAATGTTGTTGTAAGTTCAGGGTATATCGTTTTGCAAGATGTTAAAGGAATAAATAAAGAATTTTACAGATGGTTTTTACATCAATATGATGTTTCATATATGAAATTATTAGGTTCTGGTGTTAGACAAACTATTAACTTTAATCATATAGCTAATAGTTTATTAGCATTTCCCCCAATTCAAGAACAAGAACAAATTGTTGCTTATTTGGACGAAGTAATATCTAAAATAGACCAAGCCATTGTGCAAAAGCAAGAGCAAATAACCAAACTAAAAGAATACAAACAAAGCTTAATTAACGATGTAGTTACAGGTAAAGTAAAGGTTTTTTAG
- a CDS encoding transposase, with protein sequence MRTKSLKLSKKNEQGRSVSEISRQLGIDKSTFYYWRKKYGGMEKQELKRLKELEEENRKLKQMLDISVRFVPVISEWIFHSILHH encoded by the coding sequence GTGAGAACCAAATCATTAAAGCTCTCAAAAAAAAATGAACAAGGAAGATCAGTAAGTGAAATCTCTCGACAATTAGGTATCGATAAGAGTACGTTTTACTATTGGAGAAAGAAGTATGGTGGAATGGAAAAACAAGAGTTGAAGCGTTTAAAAGAACTTGAAGAAGAAAATCGCAAGCTCAAACAGATGTTGGATATTTCGGTTCGATTTGTGCCAGTGATTTCGGAGTGGATATTCCACTCTATACTGCACCATTAA
- a CDS encoding protein NO VEIN domain-containing protein, translating to MRQKVQDAINKRLESFTDIKSLLSLYKTELDTNKGYNGRQLLEMFQNCEDEGAHTVVINLDTENCYLEISNIGGNPFSLEGYDSLLYPGLSSKVSSGYIGNKGLGFRSIVNWAKGINIISNGFVVAFKESNKKEVLLETLKYSEDDLNTIREKRRLKSSIYPIPLLNCGIIEDLKTTHNYTTTVSINYDENYEKDIKLQLEDISVMTLLFLKNINKVVIIIDGFEKVIEVSRSIAHDVGVVYHGNQANYIIEDEGVIDEEILGKYEGLDAKHYSVKIAFTKDLSLCDKVLYNFFKTQIPFELPFVAHASLELDQNRNHSTESPINDFVFKKLFKLHCRLIEILKKEDKKSWLPYRTIATETYHVFNDYEEIVNNEFENLEVYPTFSLNYNNKQNVFKLNNVITSFIDENKLTDSNLNSIVIPCDEDLKALDYISEINDKASVLEKTGSLISSYSVRAQYIVLLIVHYSGLQLSVLLDNNGVLIDKKDFVYTSKTNDNINLKVPKYSSIKFIKSELFAALVIALDLNEENNKSRALADKLSKLSNAHSFEPQVVVKKIISETNNLLENGGNSNEIIKEFYIVLFHNYSLRDENPKLEYDSIIPCLNVKGEIVDIKKLVLSDEFEDRKRFLSIFEELYKDEDIITSISDLGLTGDKEHIQSFLVWLGINKNFVIYLTNNNVSSAYKSYLLSKCELISPSFEIYDIKLFERFLSNDKLTISKLLQFLSLDETIKEIFNGFQNTKSHEERLSYFYRTTKIVYSFQNYIFFQINQKFNISDYLITTKRDEEWFNPFKVDYEYLLESSGLERREIERILKFFGAKDNFNDLSIGHLRSKTIELSEKNNHKGAQVFYKNLVGHYKQNQQQINDIKLYAKKGNTIVVEESRRIYYSDRIQLPENLTNEFPILYYPARSGGMTAIELFSLVDLNDLDLKIIDTKDNVEASSLFEAFIKEIKPFILAHRLDKISSSKVKENQALLLNKLSIKICSYLSCSLNNNPFYIEDFNYVIADDIFYFKIPNNIKIDELKSKKIFADNLSDLFLKLFDTQEEKRIFESVIRQSKEDNLYDLNNIADGLYEEALILLGEISSRLSIWKSISKVLDIDFSDTNENSLDVWIRTQFPNLDTFELFNSAQNIEELSKIRNVFEVLGVNLKTYNNISDTPISFNNLFLKELNSYWATKKKEVKNQLWHQLKNKNRDHQSIFLNQLKDIETLDITLDYEIKENTLDYNKYIVDKLYVLLPDYKFDLTSESKLDYDSIQLNTDANFNFDELQLLKSNLSIESLKYFDGNIDFIRKWLESHKNDTLLIKENTKKEFTILNSTEPECINDFSVIINSSILSQETKFDSGPWLGKTSSELSNSGKKELGNDVEKIVVNYLNKALNTKDVDHVSKTNEGLHYDIKYFDTDLNIVKYVECKYFNGYNFLLSREEKQFADANIEQYEIWLVDKDLKIYPIRDIRELGDLSPANYKVKIKIDINDNTI from the coding sequence ATGAGACAAAAAGTACAAGATGCTATTAATAAACGACTAGAAAGCTTTACAGACATAAAGTCACTTTTAAGCCTTTACAAAACAGAACTAGACACAAATAAGGGCTATAATGGTAGACAATTGTTGGAGATGTTTCAAAATTGTGAAGATGAAGGAGCACATACAGTTGTGATAAATCTTGATACTGAAAATTGCTATTTAGAAATAAGCAATATCGGAGGAAATCCATTTTCTTTAGAGGGTTATGACTCATTATTATATCCAGGATTGTCATCCAAGGTTTCTTCTGGCTATATTGGTAATAAAGGATTGGGGTTTCGCTCTATTGTAAACTGGGCAAAAGGAATTAATATAATCAGTAATGGTTTTGTAGTTGCATTTAAAGAATCTAATAAGAAGGAAGTACTTTTAGAAACCTTAAAATACTCTGAAGATGATTTAAATACAATTAGAGAAAAACGTAGACTAAAGTCTAGTATATATCCAATCCCATTGTTGAATTGTGGAATTATAGAAGACCTCAAGACAACTCATAATTATACAACAACGGTATCAATAAATTATGATGAAAATTATGAAAAAGATATTAAGCTTCAATTAGAAGATATAAGTGTAATGACATTATTGTTTTTAAAAAACATCAATAAAGTTGTCATTATAATAGATGGTTTTGAAAAAGTTATAGAAGTTTCGAGAAGTATAGCGCATGATGTAGGTGTAGTTTATCATGGAAATCAAGCAAATTACATAATAGAAGATGAGGGAGTTATTGATGAGGAAATATTAGGTAAATATGAAGGCTTAGATGCTAAGCACTATTCTGTTAAAATAGCTTTTACAAAGGACTTATCTTTATGTGATAAAGTACTTTATAATTTTTTTAAAACCCAAATTCCTTTTGAACTTCCATTTGTAGCACATGCAAGTTTAGAACTTGACCAAAACAGAAACCATAGTACGGAATCACCAATTAATGATTTCGTTTTTAAAAAATTATTTAAACTTCATTGTCGATTAATAGAAATTTTAAAGAAAGAAGATAAAAAGTCTTGGTTACCTTATAGAACTATTGCAACAGAAACTTATCATGTTTTTAATGATTATGAAGAAATAGTTAATAATGAGTTCGAAAATTTAGAGGTTTATCCAACATTCTCTCTTAACTATAATAATAAACAAAACGTATTTAAATTAAATAATGTAATAACATCTTTTATTGATGAAAATAAACTTACGGATAGTAATTTAAACTCTATTGTAATTCCATGTGATGAGGATCTTAAAGCTCTTGATTATATATCAGAGATAAATGATAAAGCTAGTGTTTTAGAAAAAACAGGAAGTTTAATTAGCTCTTACAGTGTTAGGGCACAATATATTGTATTATTGATTGTTCATTATTCTGGTTTACAGTTAAGTGTATTACTTGATAATAATGGAGTTTTAATTGATAAAAAAGATTTTGTTTATACTTCTAAAACAAATGATAATATAAACTTGAAAGTTCCTAAATACTCTAGTATTAAGTTTATTAAAAGTGAATTATTTGCCGCACTGGTCATTGCATTAGACCTTAATGAGGAAAATAATAAATCAAGAGCATTAGCCGATAAATTATCTAAATTGTCGAATGCACATTCTTTTGAACCACAGGTGGTTGTGAAGAAGATAATTAGCGAAACAAACAACCTTTTAGAAAATGGAGGGAATTCTAATGAGATTATTAAAGAGTTCTACATAGTCTTATTTCATAACTATTCCCTAAGAGATGAAAATCCGAAGTTAGAATATGATTCAATCATTCCTTGTTTGAATGTAAAAGGAGAAATTGTAGATATTAAAAAACTTGTTCTTTCAGATGAATTTGAGGATAGAAAGAGATTTTTATCCATATTTGAAGAATTATATAAAGATGAGGATATAATTACTTCTATTAGTGATTTGGGCTTAACTGGTGATAAAGAGCATATTCAGTCCTTTTTAGTTTGGTTAGGGATAAATAAAAACTTTGTAATTTATCTTACTAATAATAATGTCTCTTCTGCATATAAATCGTATCTACTTTCTAAATGTGAATTGATCAGTCCTTCATTTGAAATATACGATATAAAGTTATTTGAGAGGTTTCTGTCAAATGATAAGTTAACAATTAGTAAGCTATTACAATTTTTAAGTTTGGATGAAACAATTAAAGAAATTTTTAACGGGTTTCAAAATACTAAATCTCATGAAGAGCGCTTAAGTTATTTTTATCGTACTACTAAAATTGTTTATTCATTTCAGAACTACATATTCTTTCAAATTAATCAAAAATTCAATATTTCAGATTACTTAATCACTACAAAACGTGATGAAGAATGGTTTAACCCTTTTAAAGTAGATTATGAGTATCTACTTGAGTCTAGCGGTTTAGAAAGAAGAGAAATAGAAAGGATTTTGAAGTTTTTTGGTGCAAAGGATAATTTTAATGACCTTTCTATAGGTCATTTAAGATCAAAAACAATTGAATTATCTGAGAAAAATAATCATAAGGGAGCTCAAGTATTTTATAAAAATCTTGTAGGACATTATAAGCAAAATCAACAACAAATAAATGATATAAAACTTTATGCAAAAAAAGGAAATACAATTGTAGTTGAAGAAAGTAGAAGGATATACTATAGTGATAGAATACAGTTACCAGAAAATTTAACCAATGAGTTTCCCATTTTATATTATCCAGCTAGATCGGGGGGGATGACGGCAATTGAATTATTTAGCCTAGTAGATTTGAATGATTTAGATTTGAAAATCATAGACACCAAAGATAACGTAGAGGCTTCGAGCTTATTTGAGGCTTTTATAAAGGAAATAAAACCTTTTATTTTAGCACATAGATTAGACAAAATATCGAGTTCAAAAGTCAAAGAAAATCAAGCCCTATTGCTTAACAAACTTTCCATTAAAATATGTTCATATTTGAGTTGTAGCTTAAATAATAATCCTTTTTATATTGAAGACTTTAATTATGTAATAGCAGATGATATTTTTTATTTCAAAATTCCTAATAATATTAAAATAGACGAGTTAAAATCCAAGAAAATATTTGCGGATAATTTATCTGATCTGTTTTTGAAATTATTTGATACTCAGGAAGAAAAAAGGATTTTTGAAAGTGTAATTAGACAGTCTAAAGAAGATAATTTATATGATTTAAATAATATAGCTGACGGATTATACGAAGAAGCACTAATTCTACTTGGTGAAATTAGTTCTCGTTTATCAATTTGGAAATCTATTTCTAAAGTTTTGGATATTGACTTTAGTGATACAAATGAAAATAGTCTAGATGTTTGGATTCGTACTCAATTCCCTAATCTTGATACATTTGAGCTTTTCAACTCAGCTCAAAATATTGAAGAATTAAGTAAAATTCGAAATGTCTTCGAAGTGTTAGGAGTTAATCTAAAAACATATAACAACATTAGTGATACGCCGATTTCTTTTAATAATTTATTTCTTAAAGAATTAAATAGTTATTGGGCTACAAAGAAAAAAGAAGTTAAAAATCAATTGTGGCATCAATTAAAAAATAAAAATAGAGATCATCAGTCTATATTTTTGAATCAGCTCAAGGATATCGAAACTTTGGATATCACCCTAGATTATGAAATTAAAGAAAATACTTTAGATTATAATAAATATATAGTTGATAAACTATATGTTTTATTACCTGACTATAAATTTGATTTAACCTCTGAAAGTAAATTAGATTATGATTCTATACAGTTGAATACTGATGCTAATTTTAATTTTGATGAATTACAGTTATTAAAATCAAATTTATCGATTGAAAGCCTCAAATATTTTGATGGAAATATAGATTTCATACGAAAATGGTTAGAAAGTCATAAAAATGATACGCTTTTAATAAAAGAAAACACAAAGAAAGAATTTACTATACTTAATAGCACTGAACCAGAATGTATAAATGACTTCTCAGTTATTATAAATAGTTCTATTCTTTCTCAAGAAACTAAATTTGATTCTGGACCTTGGTTAGGTAAAACCTCTAGTGAACTTTCAAATAGTGGAAAAAAAGAGCTAGGAAATGATGTTGAGAAAATTGTTGTTAACTATCTTAATAAGGCGTTGAATACAAAAGATGTAGATCACGTTTCAAAAACCAACGAAGGGTTACATTATGATATAAAGTACTTTGACACTGATCTGAATATTGTAAAATATGTAGAATGTAAATATTTTAATGGGTATAACTTCCTACTATCTAGAGAGGAAAAACAGTTTGCTGATGCTAATATTGAACAATATGAGATTTGGTTAGTTGATAAAGATTTGAAAATATATCCAATAAGGGATATAAGAGAACTAGGAGATTTATCACCTGCAAATTATAAAGTTAAAATTAAGATAGATATCAATGACAACACAATATAA
- a CDS encoding DUF6615 family protein has translation MISNINYKKDAEKNDSSASLIKYVSVDVYNRIGFVHNKKDSNFSRMGEVTLTENLIYELHKFEDETKLKFFKIFESEDEKTNGADLILDFPIGDQYISIPIQAKKLTVYKNNKEDGSYKCFVHNNKNGLQSELLKEYSKNLGSNLPLYLLYNYTSNSPNLKKSNDAEELFGCSVMNINTFTNNQKTVKFSDLHTETAIPFYKLFDFFDRIRKKGNSGPDGPDGSDGPKTPMVENFEILKEFYKLFGISLEKKDLEEIKLNDIAQIFTKENKSYIINNGSKDETIFNPRYRIVLLSEPQSPKKDNNGYVNTGAPGKNLGDYEYTDLTKKDKEIDQIESKTEDAINYAF, from the coding sequence ATGATTTCAAATATAAATTATAAAAAAGATGCTGAGAAAAATGACTCATCAGCAAGTCTAATTAAATATGTTTCTGTAGATGTATATAATAGAATTGGTTTTGTACATAACAAAAAAGATAGTAATTTTTCAAGAATGGGAGAAGTTACTTTAACCGAAAATTTGATATACGAATTACATAAATTTGAAGATGAAACTAAATTAAAATTTTTTAAAATTTTCGAAAGTGAAGACGAAAAAACAAACGGCGCTGATTTAATTTTAGATTTCCCTATAGGAGATCAATATATTAGTATCCCTATTCAAGCAAAAAAACTAACAGTTTATAAAAATAATAAAGAGGATGGAAGCTACAAATGTTTTGTACATAATAATAAAAATGGTTTACAAAGTGAATTACTCAAGGAATATTCTAAAAATTTAGGAAGTAATCTACCTCTTTATTTATTATACAATTATACTTCAAATAGTCCAAATTTAAAAAAATCTAATGATGCGGAAGAGTTATTTGGGTGCTCTGTTATGAATATTAATACGTTTACTAACAATCAGAAAACGGTTAAATTTTCTGATTTACACACTGAAACAGCAATACCTTTTTATAAATTATTTGATTTTTTTGATAGAATTAGAAAAAAAGGAAATAGTGGACCAGATGGACCAGATGGATCAGATGGTCCAAAAACTCCTATGGTTGAAAATTTTGAAATACTTAAAGAATTCTATAAATTGTTTGGTATTTCTTTAGAAAAAAAAGATCTAGAAGAAATAAAGCTTAATGACATCGCTCAAATATTTACAAAAGAAAATAAATCTTATATAATTAATAATGGTTCCAAAGATGAAACAATTTTTAATCCAAGATATCGTATTGTTTTACTTTCTGAACCTCAATCACCAAAAAAGGATAATAATGGATATGTAAATACAGGCGCTCCTGGTAAAAATTTAGGAGATTATGAGTACACAGATTTAACAAAAAAAGATAAGGAAATCGATCAAATTGAATCTAAAACTGAAGACGCAATAAATTATGCTTTCTAA
- a CDS encoding type I restriction endonuclease subunit R, with product MTTQYNEQALESLIEKSLTGYRLEELKEEKVSIDALQENQAQYLKGTGYYMGFPSDFDKKYALDTFRFWDFLENTQPKELEKIKIYSDWKLKILERFDRKVKKEGILKLLKKGLEVDNAHFTLFYEAPSASSAQSIKENFEKNQFSVTRQLRYSSINPGEEIDMVLFVNGISLATMELKNPWTYQTAAVHGIEQYKKSRDNNQALLQFGRCLVHFAVDTDEVYMTTKLDGVNTFFLPLNKGDNFGKGNPINLNGHRTAYLWEEIFSKNSWSSIIQHFMLLEGKEKDQLSKKFYIFPRYHQLEVVKNLITDVKENGVGKTYLIQHSAGSGKSNSITWAAFQLIEIEDENQNPMFDSVIVVTDRRILDRQLRDNIKSFSDIKNIIGAANSSKDLKLSLESGKRIIITTIQKFPHIVKDIDEMGDKRFAIIIDEAHSSQGGTAADKMNQVLGKLETNEEGEVDAQDLIISSMQARKMRNNASYFAFTATPKNTTLERFGTRQEDGSFKPFHLYTMKQAIEEKFILDVLANYTTYRSYYQLQKSIEDNPEFNTKKAQKKLKAFVERDKRTIKAKAEIMLDHFMEQVVNKKLLKGKAKGMVVTQSIESAIRYYDELKQLLKERDTPFKIIIAFSGEKTIDGNELTEAKLNGFAETETKDQFNTDEYRLLVVANKYLTGFDQPKLTTMYVDKKLQGVLCVQALSRLNRAADKLNKRTESLFVLDFFNDSNDIKASFDPFYTATSLSTATDVNVLHDLKDALDDSGIYEWSEVEEFNTLFFKGVIADDLSPILGKVEDRFNKSLELDENTKADLKIKAKHFVKVYGQLAAIISFDNMNWEKLYWFLKFLIPKMIVKKTEADLLDEILNSVDLSTYGIERVRLNETLILDKEESQLDPANSNPRGAHSDDENDLLETIISDFNTRWFADWDATNEDKRQFFQTFIEKIQQHPDYESKYLNNQDTYTRELAYDKIMEQVALSMRKLQLDFAKQWTDSFFKQDFKSGTQRYLR from the coding sequence ATGACAACACAATATAACGAACAAGCTTTAGAATCATTAATCGAAAAATCGTTAACTGGCTATAGATTAGAAGAACTTAAGGAAGAAAAAGTTTCTATCGATGCATTGCAAGAAAATCAAGCACAATATTTGAAGGGCACTGGTTATTATATGGGATTTCCTTCAGATTTTGATAAAAAGTACGCATTGGATACCTTTCGTTTTTGGGACTTTCTTGAAAATACACAACCGAAAGAATTAGAAAAAATTAAAATTTATAGTGATTGGAAATTAAAAATATTAGAACGCTTTGACCGTAAAGTCAAGAAAGAGGGTATTTTAAAATTACTTAAGAAAGGTTTAGAAGTTGATAATGCGCACTTCACTTTGTTCTATGAAGCTCCAAGTGCAAGTAGCGCGCAATCTATAAAAGAAAACTTTGAAAAAAATCAATTTTCAGTTACGCGCCAATTAAGATATTCTTCTATAAATCCAGGCGAAGAAATTGATATGGTTCTTTTTGTTAATGGAATCTCATTGGCCACAATGGAATTAAAAAACCCGTGGACATATCAAACAGCTGCGGTTCATGGTATTGAACAATACAAAAAGTCACGCGATAATAATCAAGCATTATTACAGTTTGGGCGTTGTTTGGTACATTTTGCAGTTGATACGGATGAAGTTTATATGACCACTAAATTAGATGGCGTGAATACTTTCTTTTTGCCATTGAACAAAGGAGATAATTTTGGAAAAGGAAATCCAATCAATCTAAATGGGCACAGAACAGCATATTTATGGGAAGAAATTTTTTCTAAAAATTCTTGGTCAAGTATCATTCAACATTTTATGTTGTTAGAAGGAAAGGAGAAAGATCAACTTTCTAAAAAGTTTTATATTTTTCCTCGATATCATCAGTTAGAAGTCGTTAAAAATTTAATTACTGATGTTAAAGAAAATGGAGTTGGTAAAACTTATTTAATTCAACATTCGGCAGGTTCTGGAAAATCGAATTCGATTACCTGGGCAGCTTTTCAATTAATAGAAATTGAAGATGAGAATCAAAATCCAATGTTTGATTCAGTAATTGTGGTAACCGATCGCAGAATCCTAGATAGACAATTAAGAGATAATATCAAAAGTTTTTCTGATATAAAAAACATCATTGGTGCGGCTAATTCTTCTAAAGATTTGAAACTTTCATTAGAATCGGGTAAACGTATCATTATTACAACTATACAAAAATTCCCACATATAGTTAAAGATATTGATGAAATGGGAGACAAACGCTTCGCAATTATTATTGATGAAGCACATAGTAGTCAAGGCGGAACAGCTGCAGACAAAATGAATCAGGTTTTGGGTAAATTAGAAACCAATGAGGAAGGAGAGGTCGATGCTCAAGATTTAATTATTAGTTCAATGCAAGCTCGTAAAATGCGTAATAATGCATCTTATTTTGCTTTTACTGCTACGCCTAAGAATACCACTTTAGAACGTTTTGGAACTCGTCAGGAAGATGGTTCATTTAAACCGTTTCATTTATACACAATGAAACAAGCTATTGAAGAAAAGTTTATTTTAGATGTATTAGCAAATTATACTACGTATCGTAGTTACTATCAACTTCAAAAATCAATTGAAGATAATCCAGAGTTTAATACTAAAAAAGCTCAAAAAAAACTGAAAGCGTTTGTAGAACGTGATAAACGTACAATTAAAGCTAAAGCAGAAATTATGCTTGACCATTTCATGGAACAAGTGGTTAATAAAAAACTACTTAAAGGGAAAGCAAAAGGAATGGTAGTAACACAAAGTATTGAATCTGCTATTCGTTATTATGATGAATTAAAACAGCTTTTAAAAGAACGAGATACCCCGTTTAAAATAATCATTGCTTTTTCTGGTGAAAAAACAATTGATGGTAATGAACTTACTGAAGCAAAATTAAATGGTTTTGCTGAAACAGAAACTAAAGATCAATTTAATACAGATGAATATCGTTTATTGGTTGTAGCTAATAAATATTTAACTGGATTTGATCAGCCAAAACTAACTACAATGTATGTAGATAAAAAGCTACAAGGAGTTTTGTGTGTTCAGGCTTTATCTCGTTTAAATCGTGCTGCTGATAAATTAAATAAACGTACAGAGAGTTTATTTGTTCTTGATTTCTTTAATGATAGTAACGATATTAAAGCATCTTTTGATCCGTTTTATACTGCTACAAGTCTTAGCACTGCTACTGATGTAAACGTATTACATGATTTAAAAGATGCCTTAGATGATTCTGGAATATATGAATGGAGTGAGGTTGAAGAATTTAATACGCTGTTCTTTAAAGGCGTAATTGCAGATGATTTAAGTCCTATTTTAGGAAAGGTTGAAGATCGCTTTAATAAATCATTAGAATTAGATGAAAACACAAAGGCTGATTTAAAAATTAAAGCAAAGCATTTTGTAAAAGTTTACGGACAATTAGCCGCTATCATCTCATTTGATAATATGAATTGGGAAAAACTTTATTGGTTTTTAAAGTTTTTAATTCCTAAAATGATTGTCAAAAAAACTGAAGCAGATTTATTAGATGAAATATTAAATAGTGTTGATTTATCTACTTACGGGATTGAACGTGTACGATTAAATGAAACTTTAATTCTAGATAAAGAAGAATCTCAACTTGATCCAGCAAATAGTAACCCACGTGGAGCACATTCAGATGACGAAAATGATTTATTAGAAACCATCATTAGTGATTTTAATACACGTTGGTTTGCCGATTGGGATGCAACAAATGAGGATAAGAGACAGTTTTTTCAAACTTTTATTGAGAAGATTCAGCAACACCCAGATTATGAATCAAAATATTTAAATAATCAAGACACCTACACACGTGAATTAGCTTATGATAAAATTATGGAGCAAGTAGCACTCTCTATGAGAAAATTACAATTAGATTTTGCTAAACAATGGACAGATAGTTTTTTTAAACAAGATTTTAAATCGGGTACACAGAGATATTTAAGGTAA